A region from the Saccharomonospora azurea NA-128 genome encodes:
- a CDS encoding SGNH/GDSL hydrolase family protein produces the protein MFSRFVALGDSFTEGVGDDDPSSPNAVRGWADRVAEQLARARPGLAYANLAIRGRLLPQVLAEQLEPALEMKPDLVTLYAGGNDLMRPKVDVDALCDDYDAAVERLAATGATVVLFTGVDGVEDPIFRRMRGRTAVYNEHVRLIAARHGARVVDLWAMRALRDRRVWSADRIHLNTDGHVLVAAEVLDVLGVEHEVTPTPLGEAVVLSRAQQRAQNLQWAREHALPWIGRRLRGTSSGDGLRPKRPTLEPVTVAEAASGD, from the coding sequence ATGTTCTCGCGCTTCGTTGCTCTGGGTGACTCGTTCACCGAAGGGGTCGGTGATGACGACCCCTCCTCCCCCAATGCCGTGCGTGGGTGGGCCGATCGGGTCGCCGAGCAGTTGGCTCGGGCGCGGCCGGGTCTGGCCTACGCGAACCTGGCGATTCGGGGGCGGCTGCTGCCCCAGGTGCTGGCCGAGCAGCTGGAGCCGGCGTTGGAGATGAAGCCGGATCTCGTGACGCTGTACGCGGGCGGGAACGACTTGATGCGGCCGAAGGTGGACGTCGACGCGTTGTGCGACGACTACGACGCGGCGGTGGAGCGGCTGGCCGCCACGGGCGCCACCGTGGTGTTGTTCACCGGCGTCGACGGTGTGGAGGACCCGATCTTCCGGCGGATGCGGGGCCGCACCGCCGTGTACAACGAGCACGTGCGGCTGATCGCGGCCCGGCACGGCGCGCGGGTGGTCGACCTGTGGGCGATGCGCGCGTTGCGGGATCGGCGGGTGTGGTCGGCGGACCGGATCCACCTGAACACCGACGGGCACGTGTTGGTGGCGGCGGAGGTGCTGGATGTCCTGGGCGTCGAGCACGAGGTCACGCCGACGCCGCTGGGTGAGGCGGTCGTGTTGAGCCGGGCGCAGCAGCGGGCGCAGAACCTGCAGTGGGCTCGGGAGCACGCGCTGCCGTGGATCGGGCGGCGGTTGCGGGGCACGTCCTCCGGGGACGGGCTCCGCCCGAAGCGGCCGACGCTGGAGCCGGTGACGGTGGCCGAGGCGGCGTCCGGGGACTGA
- a CDS encoding SPFH domain-containing protein: MVVPQAQSAVIERLGRFRTVAGPGLNFLVPFLDKVRARVDLREQVVSFPPQPVITQDNLTVSIDTVVYFQVTDSRAAVYEISNYIVGVEQLTTTTLRNLVGGMSLEDALTSRDQINNQLRGVLDEATGRWGIRVARVELKAIDPPPSIQDSMEKQMRADREKRAMILTAEGEREAAIKTAEGQKQSQILAAEGSKQAAILSAEAERQSRILRAQGERAARYLQAQGQAKAIEKVFAAIKASRPTPEALAYQYLQTLPQMAQGDANKVWLVPSDFGKALEGFARQFGAKGEDGVFRYEPPAEETPSPSMDDEEVSAWFDTSTDPKVAEAVREAEAVARQEVPSPLNTPGGGTPPPAVSALKGSRPQDEPPAPEQQEETTQSVPPPAPPQSAPP; this comes from the coding sequence ATGGTGGTCCCACAGGCACAGTCGGCGGTCATCGAGAGACTCGGCCGGTTCCGCACCGTCGCCGGGCCGGGACTGAACTTCCTGGTGCCGTTCCTGGACAAGGTGCGCGCCCGCGTCGACCTGCGCGAACAGGTCGTGTCGTTCCCGCCGCAGCCGGTCATCACGCAGGACAACCTGACGGTCTCGATCGACACGGTCGTGTACTTCCAGGTCACCGACTCCCGCGCGGCCGTGTACGAGATCTCGAACTACATCGTGGGCGTCGAGCAGCTGACCACCACCACGCTGCGTAACCTCGTCGGTGGCATGTCGCTGGAGGACGCCCTGACCTCCCGCGACCAGATCAACAACCAGCTGCGTGGCGTGCTCGACGAGGCCACCGGCCGCTGGGGTATCCGCGTCGCCCGCGTGGAGCTCAAGGCGATCGACCCGCCGCCCTCCATCCAGGACTCGATGGAGAAGCAGATGCGCGCCGACCGTGAGAAGCGCGCCATGATCCTCACCGCGGAAGGTGAGCGGGAAGCGGCCATCAAGACCGCCGAGGGCCAGAAGCAGAGCCAGATCCTCGCGGCCGAGGGCTCCAAGCAGGCGGCGATCCTGTCCGCGGAGGCGGAACGGCAGTCCCGCATCCTGCGCGCCCAGGGTGAACGCGCCGCCCGCTACCTGCAGGCGCAGGGGCAGGCCAAGGCGATCGAGAAGGTGTTCGCCGCGATCAAGGCCAGCAGGCCGACCCCGGAAGCACTGGCTTACCAGTACCTGCAGACCCTCCCGCAGATGGCGCAGGGCGACGCGAACAAGGTGTGGCTGGTGCCCTCCGACTTCGGCAAGGCACTCGAAGGCTTCGCCCGCCAGTTCGGCGCGAAGGGCGAGGACGGCGTCTTCCGCTACGAGCCGCCCGCCGAGGAGACCCCGTCACCGTCGATGGACGACGAGGAAGTGTCGGCCTGGTTCGACACCTCCACCGACCCCAAGGTCGCCGAAGCGGTCCGCGAGGCCGAGGCCGTCGCCCGCCAGGAGGTGCCCAGCCCGCTGAACACGCCCGGTGGTGGCACCCCGCCGCCGGCGGTGTCGGCGCTCAAGGGCTCCCGCCCGCAGGACGAGCCACCCGCACCTGAGCAGCAGGAGGAGACGACCCAGTCCGTTCCTCCGCCCGCCCCGCCGCAGAGCGCGCCGCCC
- a CDS encoding NfeD family protein yields MTAAIIWLIVGLVLVVAEVLSGDFVLVMLGLGALAGAASAALTGNPIIDVLVFGVSSAGLIILARPALKRKLLSGTDVRTNTDALLGTTAVTISTVNSAGGQVKLAGEVWSARSLTDTEVIEPGTTVTVVEIAGATAVVSSSP; encoded by the coding sequence ATGACAGCGGCCATCATCTGGCTCATCGTCGGACTCGTCCTCGTCGTGGCCGAAGTGCTCTCCGGGGACTTCGTCCTCGTGATGCTCGGCTTGGGAGCACTGGCCGGAGCGGCCTCCGCCGCGCTGACCGGCAACCCGATCATCGACGTGCTCGTGTTCGGCGTGTCCTCCGCCGGGCTCATCATCCTGGCGCGCCCCGCGCTGAAGCGGAAACTGTTGAGCGGCACGGACGTCCGCACCAACACCGACGCGCTGCTCGGCACGACCGCGGTGACGATCTCCACCGTGAACAGCGCCGGGGGACAGGTCAAACTCGCCGGTGAGGTGTGGTCGGCGCGCAGCCTGACCGACACCGAGGTCATCGAGCCCGGGACAACGGTGACGGTCGTCGAGATCGCCGGCGCGACCGCCGTCGTCTCGTCCTCACCCTGA
- a CDS encoding DUF3097 domain-containing protein, translating into MRSHSYDDVLATPRRARRQVPQVPAETGLVVEDAAGGFCGAVVRCEPGGVVLEDRHGRHRVFPFGPAAFLVDGRPVTLVPPRPQRSSAPSRSASGSVRVDGLRARVARGSRIWVEGLHDAELVERVWGHDLRVEGVVVEPLDGVDGLADRIAAFDPAPGRRLGVLVDHLVDGSKEARLVAAVDHEHVLVTGHPYVDVWEAIKPASVGIPAWPTVPKGTDWKSGVCDALGWGEPSDGWRRVLAGVRGFRDIETPLLGAVERLIDFVTSDGT; encoded by the coding sequence GTGCGTTCCCATTCGTATGACGACGTGCTCGCCACACCCCGACGTGCGCGGCGGCAGGTCCCGCAGGTGCCGGCCGAGACCGGACTCGTGGTCGAGGACGCGGCGGGCGGGTTCTGCGGCGCGGTGGTGCGTTGCGAACCCGGTGGCGTCGTGTTGGAGGACCGCCACGGCCGGCACCGGGTGTTCCCGTTCGGGCCCGCGGCGTTCCTGGTCGACGGTCGACCGGTCACGCTCGTCCCGCCCCGCCCGCAGCGCTCCTCCGCGCCGTCGCGGTCGGCGTCCGGGTCGGTGCGTGTCGACGGCCTGCGCGCCCGCGTCGCCCGCGGCTCCCGCATCTGGGTCGAGGGCCTGCACGACGCCGAGCTCGTGGAACGGGTGTGGGGCCACGACCTGCGCGTGGAGGGAGTGGTGGTCGAGCCCCTCGACGGGGTGGACGGCCTCGCCGACCGGATCGCCGCGTTCGATCCGGCCCCCGGCAGACGGCTCGGGGTGCTCGTCGACCATCTCGTGGACGGCAGCAAGGAGGCCCGGCTCGTGGCCGCCGTCGACCACGAGCACGTGCTCGTCACCGGCCACCCGTACGTCGACGTGTGGGAGGCGATCAAACCCGCGAGCGTGGGCATCCCCGCCTGGCCCACCGTCCCGAAGGGGACGGATTGGAAGAGCGGTGTGTGCGATGCGCTCGGCTGGGGCGAGCCGAGTGACGGCTGGCGGCGCGTCCTGGCGGGCGTGCGCGGTTTCCGCGACATCGAGACCCCGCTCCTGGGCGCGGTCGAACGTTTGATCGATTTCGTCACCAGCGACGGCACGTGA
- a CDS encoding SCO1664 family protein, whose product MGHPVEATDPAATELLTHGTLDVEGRLVDASNLTLFCTLELDGVSAHAVYKPVSGERPLWDFPDGTLAGREAATYLISAASGLGHVPPTVLRDGPFGEGMVQLWIDTTDTDLVEVCPADAVPDGWRVVLHAHDADGRPAVLAHADHPGVRELAALDVVVNNTDRKGGHVLHGVDGRVYGIDHGVCLHSDPKLRTVLWGWIGQPLPDDVEDKLGKLRVDLDGDLGAALAEHLTGEEIRAVADRCDALLADGTFPAPGEDWRALPWPLF is encoded by the coding sequence GTGGGGCACCCCGTGGAGGCCACCGATCCCGCGGCCACCGAACTGCTCACGCACGGCACGCTCGACGTCGAGGGCCGGCTCGTGGACGCCTCGAACCTCACCCTCTTCTGCACCCTCGAACTGGACGGGGTCAGCGCCCACGCCGTGTACAAGCCGGTGTCGGGGGAGCGGCCCCTCTGGGACTTCCCCGACGGAACCCTCGCCGGCCGGGAAGCCGCCACCTACCTGATCTCGGCGGCGTCCGGGCTGGGACACGTCCCACCCACCGTGCTCCGCGACGGCCCCTTCGGCGAGGGCATGGTGCAGCTGTGGATCGACACCACCGACACCGACCTGGTCGAGGTGTGTCCCGCCGACGCGGTCCCCGACGGGTGGCGGGTCGTCCTCCACGCCCACGACGCCGACGGCCGCCCCGCCGTCCTCGCCCACGCCGACCACCCCGGCGTGCGGGAACTCGCGGCGCTCGACGTCGTCGTCAACAACACCGACCGCAAGGGCGGACACGTCCTCCACGGCGTCGACGGCCGCGTCTACGGCATCGACCACGGTGTCTGCCTGCACAGCGACCCGAAACTGCGCACCGTGCTGTGGGGCTGGATCGGTCAGCCGCTGCCCGACGACGTCGAGGACAAGCTCGGCAAGCTGCGCGTCGACCTCGACGGCGACCTCGGGGCCGCGCTCGCCGAACACCTGACGGGAGAGGAGATCCGGGCGGTCGCCGACCGCTGCGACGCGCTGCTCGCCGACGGCACCTTCCCCGCGCCCGGCGAGGACTGGCGCGCGCTGCCGTGGCCGCTGTTCTGA
- a CDS encoding DUF3090 domain-containing protein, translating to MARVIHVFRQPDRFVAGTVGQPGDRTFYLQAREDTRTISVTIEKQQVEVLAERLASLLDEIASRFGADVPDDVGDDLVDNEPLDVPVEEEFRVGTMGLGWDAESKAVVIELLAITETEIDEAVVLDDTEEGPDAVRVFLTPAAARAFAVRADRVVKAGRKPCPLCGEPLDPTGHICPRQNGYRRGNDVADED from the coding sequence ATGGCTCGTGTCATCCACGTCTTCCGTCAACCCGACCGCTTCGTCGCGGGCACCGTCGGGCAACCAGGCGATCGCACCTTCTACCTGCAGGCGCGTGAGGACACGCGCACGATCAGCGTGACGATCGAGAAGCAGCAGGTCGAGGTGCTCGCCGAACGACTGGCGTCGCTGCTCGACGAGATCGCCAGCCGGTTCGGCGCCGACGTCCCCGACGACGTCGGCGACGACCTCGTCGACAACGAGCCGCTCGACGTGCCGGTCGAGGAGGAGTTCCGCGTCGGCACCATGGGCCTCGGCTGGGACGCCGAGAGCAAGGCGGTGGTGATCGAACTGCTCGCGATCACCGAGACCGAGATCGACGAAGCCGTCGTGCTCGACGACACCGAGGAAGGCCCCGACGCGGTGCGCGTGTTCCTCACGCCCGCCGCCGCCCGCGCGTTCGCCGTCCGCGCCGACCGGGTCGTCAAAGCAGGCCGCAAGCCGTGCCCGCTCTGCGGCGAACCCCTCGACCCGACCGGCCACATCTGCCCGAGGCAGAACGGATACCGGCGCGGCAACGACGTGGCCGACGAGGACTGA
- a CDS encoding prolyl oligopeptidase family serine peptidase: MPSLAPYGSWTSPIAAHDVAAAGVTPQWVDVVDDAVWWAESRPAENGRVALMRWVDGVVDEVLPAPWNARNRVHEYGGRPWLAVGDLVVFTHWDDQRVYARDLRDGTVTALTPEPERPQGVRFADLRPGLPGEVWAVRERVLGTDRTDVARDLVAVPLAGGEPRVLAASHHFLTAPLLSPDGRQAAWLGWEHPAMPWDETSLCVADVAADGTVGPHRVVAGGDGTSVCQVEWDSPDALLVLADPGGWWVPHRVVLDDDRAAVTPLTAVEEELGGPLWKLGSRWTTALGGGRHAVLTSQGLGVLDEATGSLTAVAEELTAWTPTLARHGDGVVGVAAGPRRGVGVVRVDLRDGTISDLTDPQPTPPAEYLPVPRVRTFQAEDGSRIPAYVYPPTNPDHVGPDDEKPPYLVHVHGGPTGRNHAVLDLDFAYFTSRGIGVVAVDYGGSTGYGRRYRERLRGQWGVVDVADCATVAQALVDEGVADPRRLAIRGGSAGGFTAAASITSVRTYRAATAKYPILDLLPWSSGGGETHDFESRYAEGLVGPLPDVDGRYTDRSPVHNLDSLAGPVLLLQGLEDEICPPEQAERFVAALKGSGVPHALVTFEGEQHGFRKADTIVAALDAELAFYGEVFGFSVPEVPPVELRS, translated from the coding sequence ATGCCTTCACTCGCGCCCTACGGCAGCTGGACATCCCCGATCGCTGCGCACGACGTGGCCGCGGCCGGTGTCACCCCGCAGTGGGTGGACGTCGTGGACGACGCGGTGTGGTGGGCCGAGTCGCGGCCCGCCGAGAACGGCAGGGTCGCACTGATGCGGTGGGTCGACGGCGTCGTGGACGAGGTGCTGCCCGCGCCGTGGAACGCACGTAACCGCGTCCACGAGTACGGTGGGCGCCCGTGGTTGGCGGTCGGTGACCTGGTGGTGTTCACGCACTGGGACGACCAGCGCGTCTACGCGCGGGATCTGCGCGACGGCACGGTCACCGCGCTCACTCCGGAGCCGGAGCGGCCGCAGGGTGTGCGGTTCGCCGATCTGCGTCCGGGACTGCCCGGTGAGGTGTGGGCGGTGCGGGAGCGGGTGCTGGGCACCGATCGCACCGACGTCGCGCGGGATCTGGTGGCGGTGCCGCTCGCGGGCGGTGAGCCGCGGGTGTTGGCCGCGTCCCACCACTTCCTCACCGCTCCGCTGCTGTCCCCGGACGGCCGTCAGGCGGCCTGGTTGGGGTGGGAGCACCCGGCGATGCCGTGGGACGAGACCTCGCTGTGCGTAGCCGACGTCGCGGCCGACGGCACGGTCGGGCCGCACCGGGTGGTGGCGGGCGGCGACGGGACGTCGGTGTGTCAGGTCGAGTGGGACAGCCCCGACGCGTTGCTCGTGCTCGCCGATCCGGGCGGGTGGTGGGTTCCCCATCGCGTCGTGCTCGACGACGACCGTGCGGCGGTGACGCCGTTGACCGCGGTCGAGGAGGAGCTGGGCGGGCCGCTGTGGAAGCTGGGGTCCCGCTGGACGACCGCCCTCGGCGGCGGCCGGCACGCGGTACTGACGTCGCAGGGCCTGGGTGTGCTCGACGAGGCGACCGGGTCGCTCACCGCGGTGGCGGAGGAGCTGACCGCGTGGACGCCGACACTGGCGCGGCACGGCGACGGTGTGGTGGGCGTGGCGGCCGGGCCGCGGCGCGGCGTGGGTGTCGTGCGCGTCGACCTGCGGGACGGGACGATCTCGGATTTGACCGATCCGCAGCCGACCCCGCCGGCGGAGTACCTGCCGGTGCCGCGGGTGCGCACGTTCCAGGCCGAGGACGGCAGCCGGATCCCCGCCTACGTGTACCCGCCGACGAACCCCGACCACGTCGGGCCCGACGACGAGAAGCCGCCCTACCTGGTGCACGTGCACGGCGGCCCCACGGGACGCAACCACGCGGTGCTCGACCTCGACTTCGCCTACTTCACCAGCCGCGGCATCGGTGTGGTCGCGGTGGACTACGGCGGGTCCACCGGCTACGGCCGCCGCTACCGGGAGCGGCTGCGGGGCCAGTGGGGTGTGGTCGACGTGGCCGACTGCGCCACCGTGGCGCAGGCGCTGGTCGACGAGGGTGTGGCCGACCCGCGGCGGTTGGCGATCCGCGGTGGCAGCGCGGGCGGGTTCACCGCGGCGGCGTCCATCACGTCGGTGCGGACGTACCGGGCGGCGACGGCGAAGTACCCGATCCTGGACCTGCTGCCGTGGAGCAGCGGCGGCGGCGAGACCCACGACTTCGAGTCCCGCTACGCCGAGGGTCTCGTCGGGCCGCTGCCGGACGTCGACGGCCGCTACACCGACCGCTCCCCCGTGCACAACCTCGACTCGCTCGCGGGCCCGGTGCTGCTGTTGCAGGGGCTGGAGGACGAGATCTGCCCGCCCGAGCAGGCGGAGCGGTTCGTCGCCGCGCTGAAGGGCAGCGGTGTGCCGCACGCGTTGGTGACGTTCGAGGGCGAGCAGCACGGGTTCCGCAAGGCGGACACGATCGTCGCGGCACTGGACGCCGAGCTGGCGTTCTACGGGGAGGTGTTCGGGTTCTCGGTCCCCGAGGTGCCGCCGGTGGAACTGAGGAGCTGA